In the genome of Rhodoferax sp. BAB1, one region contains:
- a CDS encoding class I SAM-dependent RNA methyltransferase, whose amino-acid sequence MNQLQLFLPCAAGVEDYLAPEILRITDLPPGCITKQRGGVAVRTSFAQAMLLNLYSRLAQRVLVLVSYTEYRSEQDLYRAAMAVPWEQWFTPKESIKVEITAQHSPLTSLNFAALKVKDAVCDRFRETSGGVRPDVDTQWPDVRIYAHLTTDSCSLYIDTSGEPLFKRGWREDKGDAPLKETLAAAMIAASGWAEGDADGDLTPLYDPCCGSGTIAIEAAQIACNIAAGSLRRFAFEKYRPFRAPEWAEMKSEAAQAVVKPEPGQAALIYGSDVSHRMVDFAQRNAQRAGVADVIEFRGGDALQRMPPCATPGVMLVNPPYGERIEAGGFAGAARFGARELPETEQAGDDNEFFSKLASHWKKNYSGWTAWVLTPDLKLPSKMRLKESRRVPMWNGPLECRLFKFEMIRGSAREKPGQP is encoded by the coding sequence GTGAACCAGCTTCAATTGTTCCTGCCCTGCGCCGCCGGCGTCGAGGACTATCTGGCCCCCGAGATCCTGCGGATCACGGACCTGCCGCCGGGCTGCATCACCAAACAACGTGGCGGGGTGGCGGTGCGCACCTCGTTTGCGCAGGCCATGCTGCTCAATCTCTACAGCCGCCTGGCGCAGCGTGTGCTGGTGCTGGTGTCCTACACCGAGTACCGCAGCGAGCAGGACCTGTACCGCGCCGCCATGGCAGTGCCCTGGGAGCAGTGGTTCACACCGAAGGAAAGCATCAAGGTCGAGATCACGGCCCAGCACAGCCCGCTGACCTCGCTGAACTTCGCGGCGCTGAAGGTGAAGGATGCGGTCTGTGACCGTTTTCGCGAAACCTCGGGCGGCGTGCGCCCCGATGTGGACACCCAGTGGCCCGATGTGCGCATCTACGCCCACCTGACCACCGACAGCTGCTCACTCTACATCGACACCTCGGGCGAACCGCTGTTCAAGCGCGGCTGGCGCGAGGACAAGGGTGATGCGCCCCTGAAGGAAACCCTGGCCGCCGCCATGATCGCCGCCAGCGGCTGGGCCGAGGGCGACGCCGACGGTGACCTGACGCCGCTGTACGACCCCTGCTGCGGCAGCGGCACCATCGCCATCGAGGCGGCGCAGATTGCCTGCAACATCGCGGCCGGTTCCCTGCGTCGTTTTGCCTTCGAGAAATACCGCCCCTTCCGCGCCCCCGAATGGGCCGAGATGAAGAGCGAGGCCGCGCAGGCGGTGGTCAAGCCCGAGCCGGGCCAGGCCGCGCTGATCTACGGCAGCGACGTGTCGCACCGCATGGTGGACTTTGCCCAGCGCAATGCCCAGCGGGCCGGCGTGGCTGACGTGATCGAGTTCCGTGGCGGTGACGCCCTGCAGCGCATGCCGCCCTGCGCCACGCCGGGTGTGATGCTGGTCAACCCGCCCTATGGCGAACGCATCGAGGCCGGCGGCTTTGCGGGCGCCGCGCGCTTTGGCGCGCGTGAGCTGCCCGAGACGGAACAGGCCGGCGACGACAACGAATTCTTCAGCAAGCTGGCCAGCCACTGGAAGAAGAACTACAGCGGCTGGACCGCCTGGGTGCTCACGCCCGACCTCAAATTGCCCAGCAAGATGCGCCTGAAGGAATCGCGCCGTGTGCCCATGTGGAACGGCCCGCTGGAGTGCCGGCTCTTCAAGTTCGAGATGATCAGGGGCTCGGCACGCGAGAAACCGGGCCAGCCATGA
- a CDS encoding CinA family protein, translating to MLVTAESCTGGLIAGACTDLSGSSNWFERGFVSYSNTAKNELLGVETALLKQHGAVSEEVARAMAAGALARSRAQVAVAVTGVAGPTGGTPDKPVGLVWFGFALPGQVLTEKMNFPGDRAAVRAATVTHALQRLNELLP from the coding sequence ATGCTGGTCACAGCCGAGAGTTGCACCGGCGGCCTGATCGCCGGTGCCTGCACCGACCTCAGCGGTTCGAGCAACTGGTTCGAACGCGGCTTCGTCAGCTACTCCAACACGGCCAAGAACGAACTGCTGGGTGTGGAGACTGCGCTGCTCAAACAACACGGTGCCGTCAGCGAGGAAGTGGCACGTGCCATGGCCGCCGGCGCATTGGCGCGTTCCCGGGCCCAGGTGGCCGTGGCCGTCACCGGCGTGGCCGGCCCCACCGGCGGCACCCCCGACAAACCCGTGGGCCTGGTCTGGTTCGGCTTTGCGCTGCCGGGGCAGGTGCTGACGGAAAAGATGAATTTCCCCGGTGACCGCGCGGCCGTGCGTGCCGCCACCGTCACGCACGCGCTGCAGCGCCTCAACGAACTCCTGCCATGA
- a CDS encoding putative toxin-antitoxin system toxin component, PIN family, translated as MIVLDTNIVLDLLVFDDPATPPLKEALDSRQLQWIATPAMREELVRVLAYPHIAARLAYYQLGVDAVLAAFDRQVQIVETAPRVSCVCKDPDDQKFIDLAVAHRALLLSKDHAVLRLKRRLLPLGVSTAPALAAATH; from the coding sequence ATGATCGTGCTGGACACCAACATCGTGCTGGATCTGCTGGTCTTCGATGACCCGGCCACGCCGCCACTGAAAGAGGCGCTCGACAGCCGCCAGCTGCAATGGATCGCCACGCCCGCCATGCGCGAGGAACTGGTCCGCGTGCTGGCCTATCCGCACATCGCCGCGCGCCTGGCCTACTACCAGCTCGGCGTCGACGCGGTGCTGGCCGCTTTCGACCGGCAGGTGCAGATCGTCGAGACGGCCCCGCGGGTGTCTTGCGTCTGCAAGGACCCGGACGACCAGAAGTTCATCGACCTGGCCGTGGCGCACCGCGCGCTGCTGCTGAGCAAGGACCACGCCGTGTTGCGCCTCAAGCGACGACTGTTGCCGCTGGGGGTGAGCACCGCCCCGGCCCTGGCCGCCGCGACCCACTGA
- a CDS encoding YecA family protein, which yields MTTSDNPQPGELLQPEDFDELDAILDDLRERDEEIPQWEFCEGFLAALVCCRRPIPAAEYLPVLLGMDDAGAVAPFADAAQRERFLALWTRRWQEVQTALDAEVENLEDEAAYQPEVMDVRGAIAALSPAERAELGDEVPAFAQVWALGFMFAVENWPEEWAPPRDKEAAEWLDASLQAMVAMTEDDTAPPEISPFGDDTPPSVSVERLNAFGDAIWAVYDLREIWRSIGPRVETVRKETTPGRNDLCYCGSGKKYKKCHGAT from the coding sequence ATGACGACATCCGACAACCCCCAACCCGGCGAGCTGTTGCAGCCCGAAGATTTCGACGAGCTCGACGCCATCCTCGACGATCTGCGCGAACGCGACGAGGAAATCCCGCAGTGGGAATTCTGCGAAGGCTTTCTGGCCGCCCTGGTCTGCTGCCGCCGGCCCATCCCTGCGGCGGAATACCTGCCGGTGCTGCTGGGCATGGACGATGCCGGGGCCGTCGCGCCCTTTGCCGATGCCGCCCAGCGCGAGCGCTTTCTCGCGCTCTGGACCCGGCGCTGGCAGGAGGTGCAAACGGCACTCGATGCCGAGGTCGAGAACCTGGAGGACGAAGCGGCCTACCAGCCCGAGGTCATGGACGTGCGTGGTGCGATCGCAGCCTTGTCGCCGGCGGAACGTGCGGAGCTCGGTGACGAGGTGCCGGCCTTCGCCCAGGTCTGGGCCCTGGGATTCATGTTCGCCGTGGAGAACTGGCCCGAGGAGTGGGCGCCCCCGCGCGACAAGGAAGCGGCCGAGTGGCTGGATGCCTCGCTGCAGGCCATGGTGGCCATGACCGAAGACGACACGGCCCCGCCCGAGATTTCACCCTTCGGCGACGACACGCCGCCTTCGGTCAGCGTGGAGCGGCTCAACGCCTTCGGTGACGCGATCTGGGCCGTCTACGACCTGCGCGAGATCTGGCGCAGCATCGGCCCGCGGGTGGAAACCGTGCGCAAGGAAACGACGCCCGGCCGCAACGACCTCTGTTATTGCGGCAGCGGGAAGAAGTACAAGAAGTGCCACGGCGCGACCTGA
- the thiL gene encoding thiamine-phosphate kinase: protein MGEFELIRRYFQRPGGANPAVALGIGDDCALLQATPGTQLAISSDMLVEGRHFFPDVDPEALGHKALAVNLSDLAACGARPLAFTLALSLPRADEAWLEGFARGLFALADAHGCTLMGGDTTRGPLNICITVFGEVPSGQALLRSGGRPGDELWVSGTLGDARLALEALQGKRSLPAEVLQAARQRLERPTPRVSLGQSLRGIATAAMDLSDGLAGDLGHLLQASGCGARLDAAVLGTLLAAHAASLDEAARLALVLGGGDDYELLLSAPVAQQAAVQAAGRAAGVPLTRIGRLEAEPGLRVVDAQGRQLDGRYTSYDHFA from the coding sequence ATGGGTGAGTTCGAGCTGATCCGGCGCTACTTCCAGCGCCCCGGCGGCGCCAACCCCGCCGTGGCCCTGGGCATAGGCGATGACTGCGCCCTGCTGCAGGCCACGCCGGGCACACAGCTGGCCATCTCCAGCGACATGCTGGTCGAGGGCCGCCACTTCTTTCCCGATGTCGATCCCGAGGCCCTGGGCCACAAGGCCCTGGCGGTGAACCTCAGCGACCTGGCCGCCTGCGGCGCCCGCCCGCTGGCCTTCACGCTGGCCCTGTCGCTGCCGCGCGCCGACGAAGCCTGGCTGGAAGGTTTTGCGCGCGGCCTGTTTGCGCTGGCCGATGCGCACGGCTGCACCCTGATGGGCGGCGATACCACACGCGGCCCGCTCAACATCTGCATCACGGTTTTCGGTGAAGTGCCCAGCGGACAGGCCCTGCTGCGTTCGGGCGGACGGCCCGGCGACGAACTCTGGGTCAGCGGCACGCTGGGCGATGCACGCCTCGCGCTCGAAGCCTTGCAAGGAAAACGCAGCTTGCCCGCCGAAGTGCTGCAGGCGGCCCGCCAGCGCCTGGAACGCCCGACGCCGCGTGTGAGCCTGGGCCAGTCTCTGCGCGGCATCGCCACGGCCGCCATGGATTTGAGCGACGGCCTGGCCGGCGATCTGGGCCATCTGCTGCAGGCCTCGGGTTGCGGCGCACGGCTCGACGCCGCCGTGCTGGGCACACTGCTGGCCGCGCACGCCGCCTCACTGGACGAGGCGGCGCGTCTGGCCCTGGTGCTGGGCGGGGGGGATGATTACGAATTGCTGCTCAGCGCGCCTGTTGCGCAGCAGGCGGCGGTACAAGCGGCGGGCCGCGCAGCAGGCGTACCGCTCACGCGCATCGGCCGGCTCGAGGCCGAACCCGGTCTGCGGGTGGTGGACGCGCAGGGCCGTCAACTCGACGGCCGCTACACGTCCTACGATCACTTCGCCTGA
- the rpe gene encoding ribulose-phosphate 3-epimerase: MSQTFRIAPSILSADFARLGEEVRNVIAAGADWIHFDVMDNHYVPNLTFGPMVCQALKPHAKTPAGQAVPIDVHLMVQPVDALAEAFAAAGADLISFHPDASGHVHRSVQAIKGKGCQAGLVFNPAQPLDVLDWVIEDIDLILIMSVNPGFGGQSFIDSALRKVEAARKRIQACGKDIRLEVDGGIKADNIRRVADAGADTFVAGSAIFGKPDYRAVIQAMRQALA, from the coding sequence ATGTCCCAAACCTTCCGCATTGCCCCTTCCATCCTCTCGGCCGATTTCGCCCGCCTGGGCGAAGAGGTTCGCAATGTGATCGCCGCTGGCGCCGACTGGATCCACTTCGACGTGATGGACAACCATTACGTGCCCAACCTGACCTTCGGCCCCATGGTGTGCCAGGCCCTCAAGCCGCACGCGAAGACCCCCGCTGGCCAGGCCGTGCCGATCGACGTGCACCTGATGGTGCAGCCGGTGGACGCGCTGGCCGAGGCCTTTGCCGCCGCCGGTGCCGATCTGATCAGCTTCCACCCCGACGCTTCGGGCCACGTGCACCGCAGCGTACAGGCCATCAAGGGCAAGGGCTGCCAGGCCGGCCTGGTGTTCAACCCGGCGCAGCCGCTGGACGTGCTGGACTGGGTGATCGAGGACATCGACCTCATCCTCATCATGAGCGTCAACCCGGGTTTCGGCGGCCAGAGTTTCATCGACTCCGCCCTGCGCAAGGTCGAGGCCGCGCGCAAGCGCATCCAGGCTTGCGGCAAGGACATCCGGCTGGAAGTCGACGGCGGCATCAAGGCCGACAACATCCGCCGCGTGGCCGATGCCGGGGCCGATACCTTCGTAGCCGGCAGCGCCATCTTCGGCAAGCCGGACTACCGCGCCGTGATCCAGGCCATGCGCCAGGCGCTGGCCTGA
- a CDS encoding site-specific recombinase, translating into MALPRDLDTLLDALDPEATLVERHLWLVRLLDWMRGDRSSVSTTLERLQLLIERLETSAELRSRAQAWWLALLDGVDGTTLLADHGLAQRPVFLSEFINRLLQHVLPATPQTRDASELHTLLFPHDFDAAWLGRLDEETEQRLAAVLGLSLTGARPWRAALEESIACCVSQICAIGYAPELRLRMDNSAQQLQAYRELLVDFETLRRALQQRPLDAAALEQAVQAFKDRLDACRQAAASVYAHLDEHGISVDVVFRLRQLRERVLRCRLLLDTLLAPGAVGTGKLLAQLTLAGHNNRSLRALIASNSSLLAAKVTERSAETGEHYITRNRAEYADMLRKAAGGGALISVTTLMKFALLGLGLSAFWGGFAAGVNYALCFVLVQLLHWTVATKQPAMTAPAMAAKLKDLQAPGAVEDFVDEVSHLVRSQVAAVIGNLALVVPGVLLLCGAYWLTIGHAPLSVEKAGHVLHSLTLFGPTLFFAAFTGLLLFASSIVAGWTENWFVLQRLDSALRYHPRVTAVLGVARADRWASWLRHNISGLAANISLGFMLGLVPAFAAFFGLGLDVRHVTLSAGQLSAAAVTLGPDVLKLPLFWWCVLSILLVGVLNVAVSFFFAFRLALRAHNVTGLDRARLYRAIRTRARQTPLSFFWPPRETPVVEPLRHG; encoded by the coding sequence ATGGCGTTACCGCGCGATCTCGACACCCTGCTGGACGCACTGGACCCCGAGGCCACGCTGGTCGAACGCCACCTCTGGCTGGTCCGCCTGCTGGACTGGATGCGCGGCGACCGCAGCTCGGTCAGTACCACCCTGGAACGCCTGCAGCTGCTGATCGAGCGGCTGGAGACCAGCGCCGAGCTGCGCAGCCGTGCCCAGGCCTGGTGGCTGGCCCTGCTGGACGGCGTGGACGGCACCACCCTGCTGGCCGACCACGGCTTGGCCCAGCGCCCGGTCTTCCTGAGCGAATTCATCAACCGCCTGCTGCAGCACGTGCTGCCGGCCACGCCGCAGACACGCGACGCCTCCGAGCTCCACACCCTGCTCTTCCCGCACGACTTCGACGCTGCCTGGCTGGGCCGCCTGGATGAAGAGACCGAACAACGCCTGGCCGCCGTCCTGGGCCTGTCCCTCACGGGCGCGCGGCCCTGGCGCGCTGCCCTGGAGGAATCCATCGCCTGCTGCGTGAGCCAGATCTGCGCCATCGGCTACGCCCCCGAGCTGCGCCTGCGCATGGACAACAGCGCGCAGCAGCTGCAGGCCTACCGCGAGCTGCTGGTCGACTTCGAAACCCTGCGCCGCGCCCTGCAGCAGCGCCCGCTCGACGCGGCCGCCCTGGAGCAGGCTGTGCAGGCCTTCAAGGACCGGCTCGACGCCTGCCGCCAGGCCGCCGCCAGCGTCTATGCCCACCTGGACGAGCACGGCATCTCGGTCGACGTGGTGTTCCGCCTGCGCCAGCTGCGCGAGCGCGTGCTGCGCTGCCGCCTGCTGCTCGACACCCTGCTGGCCCCCGGCGCCGTGGGCACCGGCAAGCTGCTGGCCCAGCTCACCCTGGCCGGCCACAACAACCGCAGCCTGCGTGCGCTGATCGCGAGCAACTCCTCCCTGCTGGCAGCCAAGGTGACTGAGCGCAGCGCCGAGACCGGCGAACACTACATCACGCGCAACCGGGCCGAGTACGCCGACATGCTGCGCAAGGCCGCGGGCGGCGGCGCCCTGATCTCGGTCACCACGCTCATGAAGTTCGCGTTGCTGGGCCTGGGCCTGTCGGCCTTCTGGGGCGGCTTCGCTGCCGGCGTGAATTACGCGCTGTGCTTCGTGCTCGTGCAGCTGCTGCACTGGACGGTGGCCACCAAGCAGCCCGCCATGACCGCGCCGGCCATGGCGGCCAAGCTCAAGGACCTGCAGGCACCCGGTGCGGTCGAGGACTTCGTCGACGAGGTCAGCCACCTCGTGCGCTCCCAGGTGGCCGCCGTGATCGGCAACCTGGCCCTGGTCGTGCCCGGTGTGCTGCTTCTGTGCGGCGCGTACTGGCTGACCATAGGCCATGCGCCGCTCAGCGTGGAAAAGGCCGGCCATGTGCTGCACTCGCTGACGCTGTTCGGCCCCACGCTCTTCTTCGCCGCCTTCACCGGTCTGCTGCTGTTCGCCTCCAGCATCGTCGCGGGCTGGACCGAAAACTGGTTCGTGCTGCAGCGTCTGGACTCGGCCCTGCGCTACCACCCGCGCGTCACCGCCGTGCTCGGTGTGGCGCGCGCCGACCGCTGGGCCAGCTGGCTGCGCCACAACATCTCGGGCCTGGCGGCCAACATCTCGCTGGGCTTCATGCTGGGCCTGGTGCCGGCCTTCGCGGCCTTCTTCGGCCTGGGGCTGGACGTGCGCCATGTCACGCTCTCCGCCGGCCAGCTGAGCGCGGCCGCCGTCACCCTGGGGCCGGACGTGCTGAAACTACCGCTGTTCTGGTGGTGCGTGCTCTCCATCCTGCTGGTGGGCGTGCTCAACGTCGCAGTGAGTTTCTTTTTCGCCTTCCGCCTGGCCCTGCGCGCGCACAACGTCACGGGCCTGGACCGCGCGCGCCTGTACCGGGCCATCCGGACCCGCGCGCGCCAGACGCCGCTGAGCTTCTTCTGGCCGCCGCGCGAAACGCCCGTCGTGGAGCCGCTACGCCATGGGTGA
- the apaG gene encoding Co2+/Mg2+ efflux protein ApaG, translating into MAKYQILVEVQPRHMPEQSAPAQGLYVFAYTVTLTNTGDIPAQLISRSWNVNDANGHTEKVRGLGVIGQQPLLQPGATFEYTSGTRLRTATGTMHGSYFFVAEDGERFDVDIPMFVLDALSAGDGTRTLH; encoded by the coding sequence ATGGCAAAGTACCAGATTCTTGTCGAAGTCCAGCCCCGCCATATGCCCGAGCAGTCGGCCCCGGCACAGGGCTTGTATGTCTTCGCCTACACCGTCACCCTCACCAACACCGGCGACATCCCCGCGCAACTGATCTCGCGCAGCTGGAACGTGAACGACGCGAATGGCCACACCGAGAAGGTGCGCGGCCTGGGTGTGATCGGCCAGCAGCCCCTGCTGCAGCCGGGTGCGACCTTCGAATACACCAGCGGCACCCGGCTGCGCACGGCCACCGGCACCATGCACGGCAGCTACTTCTTCGTGGCCGAGGACGGTGAACGCTTCGACGTGGACATCCCCATGTTCGTGCTGGACGCCCTGAGCGCCGGCGACGGCACGCGCACCCTCCACTAG
- a CDS encoding phosphatidylglycerophosphatase A, translating to MNAPSPLRPPMTRPTGRFLLAHPAHAIALGFGSGLSPKAAGTVGTLWAWVAFLALQPWMNEARWGLLLLLALPLGWWACSVTARHLHAGDPGCIVWDEILAFWLVLWLIMPAGWPEQLLAFVLFRYFDAAKPGPVGWADRLYHDMDPSHARHGWAKAGWGIMLDDLVAAFCTLLLIALWRTL from the coding sequence ATGAACGCCCCCAGCCCCCTGCGTCCGCCCATGACCCGGCCCACCGGCCGTTTCCTGCTGGCGCATCCGGCCCACGCCATCGCCCTGGGTTTCGGTTCGGGGCTCAGCCCCAAGGCCGCCGGCACCGTGGGCACCCTCTGGGCCTGGGTCGCCTTTCTCGCGCTGCAGCCCTGGATGAACGAGGCGCGCTGGGGCCTGCTGCTGCTGCTCGCGCTGCCGCTGGGCTGGTGGGCCTGCAGCGTCACCGCGCGCCACCTGCACGCGGGCGACCCGGGCTGCATCGTCTGGGACGAGATCCTCGCCTTCTGGCTGGTGCTGTGGCTCATCATGCCCGCCGGCTGGCCCGAGCAGCTGCTGGCCTTTGTGCTGTTCCGCTATTTCGATGCCGCCAAGCCCGGCCCGGTGGGCTGGGCCGACCGCCTGTACCACGACATGGACCCCAGCCACGCGCGCCACGGCTGGGCCAAGGCCGGCTGGGGCATCATGCTGGACGACCTGGTCGCCGCCTTCTGCACCCTGCTGCTGATCGCGCTGTGGAGAACGCTGTGA
- a CDS encoding LysR family transcriptional regulator, protein MQLQLDDVALFARITELGTLSAVARERNVPVSQVTRALARLEADCGVRLLHRTTHGLSLTDEGDTFLAHARRLLDTRDELASELSGKLAGPGGWVRISASPLVAQVVIAPGLSGLYRRYPQLQLDINADDRLADMARDGIDIAIRSGSPSSETLVAREIGHSGRSLYAAPAYLAAHGTPQHPDELAQHRLIGNSASPLLNRWPLAQGGKGQELLVQGHTRTDNSSVIVALALQGAGIARLMDLLARPMVERGELVPVLQGHFSAMPVPIYAVMLQERHRLPKIRACIDYWAEWLRDLAAAPGAPP, encoded by the coding sequence ATGCAATTGCAGTTGGACGATGTCGCCCTGTTCGCCCGCATCACCGAGCTGGGCACCCTCTCGGCCGTGGCGCGCGAGCGCAATGTGCCGGTCAGCCAGGTCACGCGTGCGCTGGCGCGGCTCGAAGCCGACTGCGGTGTGCGCCTGCTGCACCGCACGACCCACGGCCTAAGCCTGACCGACGAGGGCGACACCTTCCTCGCCCATGCGCGCCGCCTGCTCGACACCCGCGATGAACTGGCCAGCGAACTCAGTGGCAAGCTGGCCGGCCCTGGCGGCTGGGTGCGCATCAGCGCCAGCCCCCTGGTGGCCCAGGTCGTGATCGCGCCCGGCCTGAGCGGCCTGTACCGGCGTTACCCGCAGCTGCAGCTGGACATCAATGCCGACGACCGCCTGGCCGACATGGCACGCGACGGCATCGACATCGCCATCCGCTCGGGCTCCCCCAGCAGCGAAACCCTGGTGGCACGCGAGATCGGCCACTCCGGGCGCTCGCTCTACGCAGCGCCCGCCTACCTGGCCGCCCACGGCACACCGCAACACCCGGACGAGCTGGCGCAGCACCGCCTGATCGGCAACAGTGCCAGCCCCCTGCTCAACCGCTGGCCCCTGGCCCAGGGTGGCAAGGGCCAGGAGCTGCTGGTGCAGGGCCACACGCGCACCGACAACTCCTCGGTCATCGTGGCCCTGGCCCTGCAGGGCGCGGGCATCGCCCGCCTCATGGACCTGCTGGCGCGGCCCATGGTGGAGCGCGGCGAACTCGTGCCCGTGCTGCAGGGCCACTTCAGCGCCATGCCCGTACCCATCTACGCCGTGATGCTGCAGGAGCGGCACCGCCTGCCCAAGATCCGCGCCTGCATCGACTACTGGGCCGAGTGGCTGCGTGACCTGGCCGCCGCACCCGGCGCTCCACCATAA
- a CDS encoding alpha/beta fold hydrolase has protein sequence MNWFDGFEPRRFDVNGVQIHARVPVTARGSKPALLLVHGFPQTHALWHRVVQQLQQDYWIVLPDLRGYGDSAQPAGLPDHGNYSKRTMAQDLVDVMDQLGCPTFFLCGHDRGGRVAHRLALDHAEKVEKLCVIDIAPTLDMYAATDMAFARAYYHWFHLIQPWPLPERMIGADARTYLHAKLGGWGSQGLDYIEPLALAEYERCFCRPEAIHGACEDYRASAGIDLEHDRTSRAHGQKIACDTLVIWGERGVVNRLFKPLELWQAQCCATVSGQLLTAGHFIPEELPQETAAALKNFFV, from the coding sequence ATGAACTGGTTTGATGGTTTCGAGCCCCGTCGCTTCGACGTCAACGGCGTACAGATCCATGCGCGTGTGCCCGTCACTGCGCGTGGCAGCAAGCCCGCGCTGTTGCTGGTGCACGGCTTCCCGCAGACCCATGCACTCTGGCACCGCGTGGTGCAGCAGCTGCAGCAGGACTACTGGATCGTGCTGCCCGACCTGCGTGGTTACGGCGACTCGGCCCAACCCGCCGGCCTGCCCGACCACGGCAACTACAGCAAGCGCACCATGGCCCAGGACCTGGTGGACGTGATGGACCAGTTGGGCTGTCCCACCTTCTTCCTCTGCGGCCACGACCGCGGCGGCCGCGTCGCGCATCGTCTGGCGCTGGACCACGCCGAGAAGGTGGAGAAACTCTGCGTGATCGACATCGCGCCCACGCTGGACATGTACGCCGCCACCGACATGGCCTTCGCACGCGCCTATTACCACTGGTTCCACCTGATCCAGCCCTGGCCCCTGCCCGAACGCATGATCGGGGCCGACGCCAGGACCTACCTGCACGCCAAGCTAGGCGGCTGGGGATCCCAGGGACTGGACTACATCGAACCGTTGGCCCTGGCCGAGTACGAACGCTGCTTCTGCAGACCCGAGGCCATCCACGGTGCCTGCGAGGACTACCGCGCCAGCGCCGGCATCGACCTGGAACACGACCGGACCAGCCGCGCGCACGGTCAGAAGATCGCCTGCGACACGCTGGTGATCTGGGGCGAGCGCGGCGTGGTGAACCGGCTCTTCAAGCCATTGGAGCTCTGGCAGGCGCAATGCTGCGCCACCGTCAGCGGCCAGCTGCTGACGGCCGGGCATTTCATCCCCGAGGAACTGCCGCAGGAAACGGCCGCCGCACTGAAGAACTTCTTTGTATAG